In Mycolicibacterium aubagnense, the DNA window ATGACGGTGTCCGTCGACGAGCGGCTGCGCGAGACGCACCTGGGCGACTGGCAGGGTCTGACGCATCAGGAGGTCGACGCCGTGGCTCCCGGTGCCCGGCTGGCCTGGCGGGAGGATGCCCGTTGGGCGCCGCACAACGGCGAGAGCCGGGTGGACGTCGCGAATCGCAGTCTGCCGGTGGTGATCGAGCAGTTGCGCAAGCTGCCCGAGTGGGGTGTCGACGAGGTCGACCGCCCGGTGGTGCTCGTGGCGCACGGCGGCCTGATCGCGGCGCTGACCGCGGCCCTGCTGGACCTGCCGGTGGACAACTGGCCGGTGCTCGGCGGCATGGGCAATGCCAGCTGGGTGCAGCTGTCGGGACACAGCGCCGGGCTTGCCGACGACGATCCGGTCAAGTGGCGTCTGGACGTGTGGAACGCCTCGGCTCAGGTGGCCAACGATGTCCTCTGACCGTCCCGTTCTCCTCGTCTTCTGCGACTCGCTGTCCTACTACGGCCCCGGCGGCGGACTGCCGTCCGATGATCCGCGTATCTGGCCGAATATCGTTGCTTCCCAACTTGGTTGGGACTTGGAGCTGATCGGCCGCATCGGCTGGACCTGCCGCGACGTGTGGTGGGCCGCAACCCAGGATCCGCGCTCCTGGGCGGCGCTGCCGAAGGCCGGCGCGGTGATCTTCGCGACCTGCGGCATGGACTCATTGCCGTCGCCGTTGCCGACGGCGCTGCGGGAGCTCATCCGCTACGTGCGTCCGCCGTGGCTGCGCCGCATGGTGCGGGACGGCTACGGCTGGCTGCAACCGCGGCTGTCGCCGATCGCCCGGCCCGCGCTGCCGGCGCACCTGACCGTCGAATATCTCGAAGAGACCCGCGGGGCAATCGATTTCAACCGGCCCGGTATTCCGTTCGTCGCGACGATTCCGTCGGTGCACATCGCGGAGACCTACGGCAGCTCGCACCGGTGGCGTGACGCCACGGTGGCGGCGATCACCGATTGGGCTGACGCGAAGCAGATTCCGGTCGTTGACCTCAAGGCCGCCGTCGGGGACGAGGTGATGTCGGGCCGGGCGAATCCGGACGGCATCCACTGGAACTTCGAGGCGCACCGCGCGGTCGCCGAACTCATGCTCAAGGGGCTGGCCGAGGCCGGTGTGGTGTCGCAGCGGACTGACGACTAGTCATGGCAGGCCCGTCATGACTGTGGTGGTGGTGACCGACTCGTCGGCCCGGCTAGACCCAGATGAGTTGAAGCGTTGGGACATTCGGGTGGTCCCGCTGCATGTGCTGCAGGATGGTGTCGATTACCAGGACGGGGTCGACCCGATCCCGCAGGACATCCAGGACCGGTCGCACGTGTCCACCTCGGGCGCGGCGCCCGCGGATCTGACCGACGTTTACCAACAGGCCCTGGCTGACAGTGGTGGAGACGGCGTGGTGGCAGTGCATCTGTCGGCCGGCCTGTCGAGCACGTTCAGTTCCGCCGCGGCCGTCGGCCGGGAATTGGGTTCCGCTGTGCGCGTCGTGAATTCACGGTCCGCGGCCATGGGGGTGGGGTTCGTCGCTCTCGCCGCGGCCCGGGCTGCGGCTGCCGGCGCGAACCTGGATGCCGTTGAGGCGCAGGCCCGTTCGGAGTCCGGCAAGCAACACGGCTTCATCGTCGTGCATCGGTTGGACAACCTGCGCCGCAGCGGCCGCATCGGCACCGCGGCCTCCTGGCTCGGTACCGCGTTGTCGCTGAAGCCGTTGCTGCAGTTGGACATCGACGGCCGGCTGGTCCTGGATCAGCGGATTCGGACCGTGGCCAAGGCGCATGCCGCGATGATCGAACGGGTGGTCGCGCTGGTCGGTGACCGCCCCGCGTCCATCGCCGTGCACCACGTCGACAATCACGACGATGCCGCGTCGATCGGTGCCGCCCTGACTTCCCGTCTGCCCCAGGTCGAATCACTCGTGGTGACCGACATGGGGCCCGTGTTGGCGGTACACGTCGGGTCCGGCGCCGTCGGCGTGATCGTCAGCACGCAGGAGTAGCGCTCCCGGTCGGTGGCGAGTTGGCGGTGCGTGCCGCGCGCAGGCCGCACTACGCAGCTGGTGGATGACCCCGGGTGTCAGATTTCGAGTACCCGTCTACTCGCGCTCAGGGCTCGTCGTCACCGCACCCTGAAATCCTGCGCGGCACCCCTCGCCGCTGCCCCCTGAAAGGTGACGATGATGAGCAACACCCTGAACCTCGGCTGGACACACGCGCTGACCGTGCACGCACCGACCGTGCCGCGGTGGTTGACCAGCGCGGAGCGGGTCATCAGCCGGGCGGTGCATTGGCTGGCCGAAGAGCGCCCCGCAGGCCCTGTGTACGAGACGCACGCCGACTATCTCGAGGACGCGCTGATGGCGCGCGAAATGTACCGGCTGTGAACGCTTTTGGGCTATCCGGTGAATCGGCCGGTGACCGGCGGCAGATCTTTGAGCGTCAGGATGCCCGGCGCGGCGGCCACTACCGCGGGTACTGCGTTGGTCACCGGAAGCGCGGTATAGATCATGCCGAGGCCGTTGAGGCTGACCTCGCTCCAGTCCGTCGACGGCAGGCAGTACACGACGGTCCGCATGTTGGGCACGCCGAACACCTGGATGACATGACCATGCGCCACCGGCTTCGGCGGCGTGACGTGTTCGCCCATGATCCAGTTGAAGCCGACGCTGACAACGTTCTTGCCACCGACCCAGCCGCGGTGATACCCGTAGACGCTGGCGACGGTGCCCTTCGGGATCTGCATGAACCCCAGGTCGGAGTCTTCGGTGGCGGGGGTGAAGGTGACGTCGAAGGTGATCCGGTCGAGTTTGGCGCCGATGGCGTCGGCCGTCATCGCGGCCGACTCGGCGAACACTTCGCTCTCCAGCCGGACGCTCTCGGCCAGCCCGGGGGTCTCCGGGTCCTTGCCGAATCCCATCGCGGCCATGGTTCCCGCCGACTCGTAGACGCCGCAGTCGACCGACTCGGTGATGCGGATTTCGTCGACGCTCTCGCACGCGCTGGACAGCACCATGCCCATCATGTTCGTCAGGCCAGGGTGGGCGCCGCTGCCGAAGATCGTGGAATTGCCTGCCTCGCAGGCCTTCTGGATGCGGGCCAGATCTTCGGGGGACTGCTTGCCGCCGGTGATCCACGCCGCGCTCGAACAGACGTTGATGCCCGACTCGAGCAGGCGGACCAGTTCATCGATGCTGGGCCAGATCGGGTTGTAGCAGCAGGCGTCGGGCTTGAGTGCCACGAGTTCTTCGATGTCATTCGTGGCCTTGATGCCCGTCGGTTCGGGCCAGCCGGCCAGCTCGGCGGCGTCGACCCCGACCTTGTCGGCGCCGTACGCGTACACGCCCACCAGTTCCATGTCGTCACGAGCGATGATCGCGTGCAGGGACCGCTTGCCGATGTTGCCGGTGGTCCACTGGATGACGCGGAGTGGTCGATCGGTGGTCATGGAGGCCTCCTCGCTGGGGCTGTGCGCTTTCGCTAGACACTATGCCGCAGGTGTCTACCCGACGTCGGGGGTCCCGGTGGCCGGACGATTCATCCACAGATCGCGATTGATCCACAGGGGGCTCGCACGGCGGCACTTTTGCAGCGTTCCGGTCGGTGGCAGTGCCTAACGTCGCGGACATGGTCACTCAGACACCGGCCGACCGCGCGCAGCGGCGCCTGACCGCACAGCCAGGAGATGCGACGGATCCCGACGACGAACCAGACCCGAACGACGACACCTCGCTGTCGCGATGGTTGCCCGACGCGGTGTCCGGCAGTCCGGGGTGGCTGGCGTCGGTGCGGGCCGACCCCGGCCGCGCCGGGGTGATCGCACTTGCCGTGGTCGGCGTGGTCGCGGTCCTGGTGACCGTGATCGCGGTGCTCGGTGATGACAAGCCGCCCGTGACGGCGGCGAAACTGCCTCCGGTGCAGATGGTTTCGTCCAGCGCACCTGGAGCGCCCGCGCCCCCGGCGAAGGCCGAGGATGTCGTGGTCAGCGTCGCCGGCCTTGTCCACAAGCCGGGAC includes these proteins:
- the gpgP gene encoding glucosyl-3-phosphoglycerate phosphatase — translated: MRNRRLLLLRHGQTEYNATSRMQGQLDTDLSDLGRAQAVAAAEVLAKRQPLVIVSSDLRRALDTATTLGDQAGMTVSVDERLRETHLGDWQGLTHQEVDAVAPGARLAWREDARWAPHNGESRVDVANRSLPVVIEQLRKLPEWGVDEVDRPVVLVAHGGLIAALTAALLDLPVDNWPVLGGMGNASWVQLSGHSAGLADDDPVKWRLDVWNASAQVANDVL
- the octT gene encoding diglucosylglycerate octanoyltransferase — encoded protein: MSSDRPVLLVFCDSLSYYGPGGGLPSDDPRIWPNIVASQLGWDLELIGRIGWTCRDVWWAATQDPRSWAALPKAGAVIFATCGMDSLPSPLPTALRELIRYVRPPWLRRMVRDGYGWLQPRLSPIARPALPAHLTVEYLEETRGAIDFNRPGIPFVATIPSVHIAETYGSSHRWRDATVAAITDWADAKQIPVVDLKAAVGDEVMSGRANPDGIHWNFEAHRAVAELMLKGLAEAGVVSQRTDD
- a CDS encoding DegV family protein; its protein translation is MTVVVVTDSSARLDPDELKRWDIRVVPLHVLQDGVDYQDGVDPIPQDIQDRSHVSTSGAAPADLTDVYQQALADSGGDGVVAVHLSAGLSSTFSSAAAVGRELGSAVRVVNSRSAAMGVGFVALAAARAAAAGANLDAVEAQARSESGKQHGFIVVHRLDNLRRSGRIGTAASWLGTALSLKPLLQLDIDGRLVLDQRIRTVAKAHAAMIERVVALVGDRPASIAVHHVDNHDDAASIGAALTSRLPQVESLVVTDMGPVLAVHVGSGAVGVIVSTQE
- a CDS encoding NAD(P)H-dependent amine dehydrogenase family protein; this translates as MTTDRPLRVIQWTTGNIGKRSLHAIIARDDMELVGVYAYGADKVGVDAAELAGWPEPTGIKATNDIEELVALKPDACCYNPIWPSIDELVRLLESGINVCSSAAWITGGKQSPEDLARIQKACEAGNSTIFGSGAHPGLTNMMGMVLSSACESVDEIRITESVDCGVYESAGTMAAMGFGKDPETPGLAESVRLESEVFAESAAMTADAIGAKLDRITFDVTFTPATEDSDLGFMQIPKGTVASVYGYHRGWVGGKNVVSVGFNWIMGEHVTPPKPVAHGHVIQVFGVPNMRTVVYCLPSTDWSEVSLNGLGMIYTALPVTNAVPAVVAAAPGILTLKDLPPVTGRFTG